One part of the Bacteroidia bacterium genome encodes these proteins:
- a CDS encoding acyl carrier protein, with product MPNKPLGRKKTFNEYIYSLGQEVAPSFCLQFLVKGKGKIEAKELEQAISRLANILPQLRIQSRGKYWSFEGELPELIVHNELAPEDLNHEIYRKTLPNLKGSLMEFQLFDERELLFRIHHSVVDAKGAQIILQALFALLRKEALEIYTGFDSDEALREQLDADGEIARASYLFQWPGFFLSDNPIDYQTQLIDIPLKIEAPLAKVAVWYAQKFGDGSRIMIPVDLRRHEEAKQAASNLSLPIYLQVEPQQSWQEVQAMLLQALHEKQELRIDRWEKLASASPGFLLKSLMKMGIRKARKLKSFPMSAILSDNGSIDLSDYQTANFQASHLISLPVFIPLAPFCTNVILQKERSLICCSFPAHLDGEKIKEEIREHLTFDLKEEKREETYGELNGGDFEELKKLWIDILACPPEIIHADEKFHNLGGDSLKLLSMLSELADDFQLEPQSSFVSQALNTGGDLNIRELIQIMEPFRSSK from the coding sequence ATGCCTAATAAGCCTTTAGGTCGGAAAAAGACCTTCAATGAATATATCTATTCCCTTGGCCAGGAGGTTGCTCCTTCTTTTTGTTTACAGTTTTTGGTTAAAGGAAAAGGAAAGATTGAAGCTAAGGAATTGGAGCAGGCAATTTCCAGGCTGGCAAACATACTCCCTCAGTTGAGGATACAATCGAGGGGCAAGTACTGGTCTTTTGAGGGAGAACTGCCCGAGCTAATTGTACATAATGAACTGGCACCAGAAGATTTGAATCATGAGATTTATAGGAAGACACTTCCGAATCTAAAGGGGAGCTTGATGGAGTTTCAGCTTTTTGACGAAAGAGAACTTCTATTTCGAATTCATCATAGTGTAGTCGATGCTAAAGGGGCTCAAATTATCCTTCAAGCTCTTTTTGCCCTGCTCAGAAAAGAAGCGCTTGAGATATATACTGGATTTGATTCAGATGAAGCCTTAAGAGAGCAATTAGATGCAGATGGAGAAATAGCCCGAGCTTCCTACTTATTCCAATGGCCAGGCTTCTTCCTTTCCGATAATCCGATTGACTATCAAACGCAATTGATAGATATTCCCCTAAAGATTGAAGCACCTCTGGCGAAAGTAGCAGTCTGGTATGCGCAAAAGTTTGGAGATGGTAGTCGCATCATGATTCCGGTTGATTTACGGAGGCATGAAGAAGCGAAACAAGCTGCATCCAACCTGAGTTTGCCCATATATTTGCAGGTTGAACCTCAACAGAGTTGGCAGGAGGTTCAGGCGATGCTTTTGCAAGCCTTGCATGAGAAGCAAGAATTGAGAATAGATCGATGGGAAAAGCTGGCAAGCGCAAGCCCTGGATTCCTGCTGAAAAGCTTGATGAAAATGGGAATTCGCAAGGCACGGAAACTAAAATCCTTTCCCATGAGCGCGATCCTTTCAGATAATGGAAGTATAGACTTGTCCGACTATCAGACCGCCAATTTCCAGGCTTCCCATCTTATTTCTCTTCCGGTATTCATTCCCCTGGCTCCATTTTGTACCAATGTCATTTTGCAAAAGGAGAGAAGTCTGATCTGCTGTAGTTTTCCTGCACATCTGGATGGAGAAAAAATTAAGGAAGAAATACGGGAACATTTGACATTTGATTTGAAAGAGGAAAAAAGAGAAGAGACTTATGGAGAATTAAATGGCGGAGATTTCGAAGAACTGAAAAAACTCTGGATTGATATTTTAGCATGCCCGCCTGAGATCATTCATGCAGATGAAAAGTTTCATAATCTGGGGGGAGATTCTCTCAAATTACTTTCTATGCTCTCTGAATTGGCTGATGATTTTCAATTGGAACCTCAAAGCTCTTTTGTAAGTCAGGCACTCAATACGGGGGGTGATTTGAATATTCGTGAACTGATCCAAATAATGGAGCCCTTTCGCTCATCAAAATAA
- a CDS encoding alpha/beta hydrolase: MLIHTNRTYEYEGMEMAYHESGEGQAMIMLHNGGCSHIIWKNQIEKFSKNHQVIAFDLIGFGDSSRPRIPFTLDLYVDALARFIDDQGLENPILMGNCIGAAICLEYSLQQPEKVEAQILCNICGGASMMQYFHPYMFTPNGNTFDEQLYALMFLVSKFAFVRKKVVSRLYGRKPESRNEIFQRILAGITHPMQAQSRIMLIKGLYSFNKFDHFEDKEAELPRTMVCWGEKNQVLPLKRGKRLIDKLGPELSYFYPAAGHLLMAEEPQRFNQEVSEFIYA; this comes from the coding sequence ATGTTGATACATACCAATCGAACATATGAATATGAGGGAATGGAAATGGCTTATCATGAGTCAGGCGAGGGGCAAGCAATGATCATGCTTCACAATGGTGGTTGCAGCCATATAATCTGGAAAAACCAGATCGAAAAATTTTCGAAGAATCATCAGGTAATCGCCTTTGACCTGATAGGTTTTGGAGATTCTTCCAGACCTCGAATCCCATTTACCCTTGATTTATATGTGGATGCTTTGGCTCGATTTATTGATGATCAGGGGCTCGAAAATCCTATTCTCATGGGCAATTGCATAGGAGCCGCTATTTGTCTGGAATATAGTTTACAACAACCGGAGAAAGTAGAAGCCCAGATTCTCTGCAACATTTGCGGAGGAGCTTCGATGATGCAATACTTTCATCCCTATATGTTTACTCCCAATGGGAATACCTTTGATGAGCAGTTGTATGCTTTGATGTTTCTCGTTTCCAAATTTGCTTTCGTCCGAAAAAAGGTGGTCAGCAGACTCTATGGAAGAAAACCGGAAAGCAGAAATGAGATTTTTCAGCGAATATTGGCAGGTATTACACATCCTATGCAGGCCCAGTCTCGCATCATGTTGATCAAAGGCCTCTATAGCTTTAATAAATTTGACCACTTTGAAGATAAGGAAGCAGAACTTCCCCGGACAATGGTTTGTTGGGGAGAGAAAAATCAGGTCTTGCCATTGAAAAGAGGCAAACGTCTGATTGACAAACTAGGGCCAGAGCTCAGTTATTTTTATCCGGCAGCAGGCCATCTTCTGATGGCTGAGGAACCCCAGCGTTTTAACCAGGAAGTAAGCGAATTTATCTATGCCTAA